Proteins encoded within one genomic window of Amycolatopsis nigrescens CSC17Ta-90:
- a CDS encoding MFS transporter, with translation MSDDGGTGTGRRSARKAFGAIVVDVRPLKVPAFRRLWTSTAVTAIGSQLTAVAVPKQIFDLTGSSGYVGLTGAVALIPLLVFGLWGGAIADTVDRRKLLLVTNAGIAVTSALLWFQAFAGFDSIWVVLALLAVNQSFFAINMPTRSAVIARLVPVELVPSAVALGATMSQFGAVLGPMLAGALMPLLGLSTLYILDTVALTLALWSVWKLPSLPPLNGPSRRAGLRDVIDGFRYLATQKILLASFLVDIIAMVAGMPRALFPETAERTFGDPPGGGPALGWLYAAIPLGALACGLFSGWLSRIARHGVGVVLAVAAWGLAMAGFGLSGSLWLAVVFLALGGAADFVSMVYRSSILQTATTDEMRGRLQGVFTVVVAGGPRIADITHGWTAAWAGTAAAATGGGLLVIVLLVLAIVLLPAFWRYRAPREGV, from the coding sequence GTGAGCGATGACGGGGGAACCGGGACGGGCCGCCGCTCCGCACGCAAGGCATTCGGCGCGATCGTGGTGGACGTCCGTCCGCTGAAGGTGCCTGCCTTCCGGCGGCTGTGGACCTCCACCGCGGTCACCGCGATCGGCAGCCAGCTAACCGCGGTCGCGGTGCCCAAGCAGATCTTCGACCTGACCGGTTCCTCCGGTTATGTCGGCCTGACCGGTGCGGTCGCGCTGATCCCGCTGCTCGTCTTCGGGCTGTGGGGCGGCGCGATCGCGGACACCGTGGACCGCCGCAAGCTGCTGCTGGTCACCAACGCCGGTATCGCGGTGACCTCGGCCCTGCTCTGGTTCCAGGCCTTCGCCGGTTTCGACTCGATCTGGGTGGTGCTCGCGCTGCTGGCAGTCAACCAGTCCTTCTTCGCCATCAACATGCCCACCCGCAGCGCGGTGATCGCCAGGCTGGTGCCGGTGGAGCTGGTGCCGTCGGCGGTCGCGCTCGGCGCCACCATGAGCCAGTTCGGCGCGGTGCTCGGGCCGATGCTGGCCGGTGCGCTGATGCCGCTGCTCGGTCTGTCCACTCTGTACATACTCGACACGGTCGCGCTGACGCTGGCGTTGTGGTCGGTCTGGAAGCTGCCGTCGCTGCCGCCGCTGAACGGGCCGTCGCGGCGGGCCGGGCTGCGCGACGTGATCGACGGTTTCCGCTACCTGGCGACGCAGAAGATCCTGCTCGCTTCCTTCCTGGTGGACATCATCGCGATGGTCGCCGGCATGCCGAGGGCGCTGTTCCCGGAAACCGCGGAGCGGACCTTCGGCGATCCGCCCGGCGGCGGGCCTGCGCTGGGCTGGCTGTATGCCGCGATCCCGCTCGGTGCGCTCGCCTGCGGCCTGTTCTCCGGCTGGCTGAGCCGGATCGCCAGGCACGGTGTCGGCGTGGTGCTCGCGGTGGCCGCCTGGGGGCTCGCGATGGCGGGTTTCGGGCTGTCCGGCTCGCTCTGGCTGGCGGTGGTCTTCCTGGCGCTCGGCGGGGCCGCGGACTTCGTCAGCATGGTCTACCGCAGCTCGATCCTGCAGACCGCGACCACCGACGAGATGCGCGGGCGGTTGCAGGGCGTGTTCACCGTGGTGGTCGCCGGCGGTCCGAGGATCGCCGACATCACGCACGGCTGGACGGCGGCATGGGCCGGTACCGCGGCCGCGGCCACCGGCGGCGGGCTGCTGGTGATCGTGCTGCTCGTGCTCGCGATCGTGCTGCTGCCCGCGTTCTGGCGCTACCGGGCGCCGCGGGAAGGGGTCTGA
- a CDS encoding TetR family transcriptional regulator, producing MWWVKGRTYGGVAPEQRRAERRGRLLDAALDRFTSAGFQQTKITQLCTAAGVSTRNFYEEFDGKEELLLALHARINERALARVQDTLDALDGVDVLTRIGTLLDAFVETVTADRRLPRLNYVEAVGVSPELEAQHQVWVARWAEFIEHEARRAAEQGLAPARDYHLTAIALVGAATGLLREWQAYDPPLEVAAIAKEIRALMLAAITRPA from the coding sequence GTGTGGTGGGTGAAGGGCAGGACTTATGGCGGCGTCGCGCCGGAGCAGCGTCGGGCCGAGCGGCGCGGGCGGCTGCTCGACGCCGCACTGGACCGGTTCACCTCGGCCGGCTTCCAGCAGACCAAGATCACCCAGCTGTGCACCGCGGCGGGGGTGTCCACCCGGAACTTCTACGAGGAGTTCGACGGCAAGGAAGAGCTGTTGCTCGCCCTGCACGCGCGGATCAACGAACGGGCGCTGGCGCGGGTACAGGACACACTGGACGCTTTGGACGGCGTCGATGTGCTGACCCGGATCGGCACCCTGCTGGACGCGTTCGTAGAGACCGTCACCGCGGACCGCCGGCTGCCAAGGCTCAACTACGTCGAAGCGGTCGGGGTCAGCCCGGAACTGGAGGCGCAGCACCAGGTGTGGGTGGCCCGCTGGGCGGAGTTCATCGAGCACGAGGCGCGGCGGGCAGCTGAACAGGGGCTGGCCCCGGCGCGCGACTACCACCTGACCGCGATCGCGCTGGTCGGGGCGGCGACCGGGCTGCTGCGGGAATGGCAGGCGTACGACCCGCCGCTCGAGGTCGCCGCCATCGCGAAGGAGATCCGCGCGCTGATGCTGGCCGCGATCACCAGGCCGGCGTGA
- the pdxH gene encoding pyridoxamine 5'-phosphate oxidase: protein MMPEIDNADSATDVAVQLPGMRVAYDGTGFDEAAMAGTWTEQLQSWLNQAISAGVPESNAMVLATADAEGRPSSRTVLCKGLDQRGVVFYTNYTSNKSHDLTVTRYASATFPWYPLQRQVHVRGEVEKVDIKETAAYWASRPRGSQLGAWASPQSRVVDGRRALDNALNSIERRFADVDEIPFPPHWGGWRIRPDTVEFWQGRQDRMHDRLRYVRTDDGWQIERVAP from the coding sequence ATGATGCCGGAAATCGACAACGCGGACAGCGCGACGGACGTAGCGGTGCAGCTGCCCGGAATGCGGGTGGCCTACGACGGCACCGGGTTCGACGAGGCGGCGATGGCCGGGACCTGGACCGAGCAGTTGCAGTCCTGGTTGAACCAGGCGATTTCGGCCGGTGTCCCCGAGTCCAACGCGATGGTGCTGGCCACCGCGGACGCCGAAGGCAGGCCCTCCTCGCGCACCGTTCTCTGCAAAGGACTGGACCAGCGCGGCGTCGTCTTCTACACGAACTACACCTCGAACAAGAGCCACGACCTGACCGTGACCCGGTACGCGTCGGCGACTTTCCCCTGGTACCCGCTCCAGCGTCAGGTGCATGTGCGTGGCGAGGTGGAGAAGGTGGACATCAAGGAGACCGCGGCCTACTGGGCGTCGCGGCCGCGCGGCTCGCAGCTGGGCGCGTGGGCGTCCCCGCAGTCCAGGGTGGTGGACGGCCGCCGCGCGCTGGACAACGCGCTGAACTCGATCGAGCGCCGGTTCGCCGACGTGGACGAGATCCCGTTCCCGCCGCACTGGGGCGGCTGGCGGATCCGGCCGGACACGGTGGAGTTCTGGCAGGGCAGGCAGGACCGGATGCACGACCGGCTCCGCTACGTCCGCACCGACGACGGCTGGCAGATCGAGCGCGTCGCCCCCTGA
- a CDS encoding urease accessory protein UreD encodes MKADARLTAERDGSGRTVLRELRSMAPLTLFPKRDNNSAATVHLVNSATSPLGGDELALTVLVGPGARLRLSGVAATLALPGHRGGASRSVVRIEVGAGGVCEYLPEPTVVTARADHYAELHASLGADARLRLREMLVLGRSGERPGLLRTSQHVLREGVPLLRQVLRIGDPELAASAAYLAGRRVLGTELLVWGPDPAEPTGGDWWSLTPLAAGGSLATALAHDAVTASADLASALATHPGWSSP; translated from the coding sequence ATGAAGGCCGACGCGCGGCTGACCGCGGAGCGCGACGGCTCCGGCCGCACCGTGCTCCGCGAGCTCCGCTCGATGGCGCCGCTGACGCTGTTTCCCAAGCGCGACAACAACTCCGCCGCGACGGTGCATCTGGTCAACTCGGCCACTTCGCCGCTGGGCGGGGATGAGCTGGCGTTGACCGTTCTGGTCGGGCCGGGGGCAAGGCTGCGGTTGTCCGGGGTGGCGGCCACCCTGGCGCTGCCGGGGCATCGCGGCGGTGCCAGCAGGTCGGTGGTGCGGATCGAGGTCGGCGCGGGCGGGGTCTGCGAGTACCTGCCCGAGCCGACCGTGGTCACCGCGAGGGCCGACCACTACGCCGAGCTGCACGCGTCACTCGGTGCCGATGCCCGGCTGCGGCTGCGCGAGATGCTGGTGCTCGGCCGATCCGGTGAGCGTCCCGGCCTGCTGCGCACCAGTCAGCACGTGCTGCGCGAAGGGGTCCCGCTGCTGCGGCAGGTGCTCCGGATCGGCGACCCCGAGCTGGCCGCCAGCGCTGCCTACCTGGCCGGTCGTCGGGTGCTCGGCACCGAGCTGCTCGTCTGGGGCCCGGACCCGGCCGAGCCCACCGGCGGCGACTGGTGGTCCCTCACCCCGCTCGCCGCCGGCGGCTCACTGGCCACCGCCCTCGCCCACGACGCCGTCACCGCCTCCGCCGACCTCGCCTCCGCCCTCGCCACCCACCCCGGCTGGTCCAGTCCGTGA